In Myxococcales bacterium, the following proteins share a genomic window:
- a CDS encoding CD225/dispanin family protein, whose translation MMEQQTGIQAQGGGYGPPPGGYGPPGGQPGGYGAPPGMPGAPMGPPGGMPMAPPGGGMPPGMGMPGGGGGPPDLEAHVKKWFTLSIVSIFCGCGLLGLINVWMAMQAKDALAKGDTATAADKIKTARMLCIVGYVLLGLNVVLGIVYAIIMAVAMS comes from the coding sequence ATGATGGAGCAGCAGACCGGCATTCAGGCACAGGGTGGAGGCTATGGACCGCCTCCGGGCGGCTACGGTCCTCCGGGCGGACAGCCCGGTGGGTACGGCGCGCCTCCCGGAATGCCTGGTGCTCCGATGGGACCCCCAGGTGGAATGCCGATGGCACCGCCCGGTGGCGGCATGCCACCCGGAATGGGAATGCCGGGCGGAGGCGGAGGTCCGCCGGACCTCGAGGCACACGTCAAGAAGTGGTTCACGCTGTCGATCGTCTCGATCTTCTGCGGTTGCGGCCTCCTCGGCTTGATCAACGTCTGGATGGCAATGCAAGCCAAGGACGCACTCGCCAAGGGTGACACGGCCACGGCTGCGGACAAGATCAAGACGGCGCGCATGTTGTGCATCGTCGGCTACGTCTTGCTCGGCCTGAACGTGGTTCTTGGTATCGTGTACGCCATCATCATGGCCGTCGCGATGAGCTGA
- a CDS encoding VCBS repeat-containing protein has protein sequence MSKWRFAFGLIGVGAVSANACGGDDGGTAGPSLGGKNGDASLDGSAATGGGGTGGGVNIDTGTGDECSDQKPCDAGVCVSGKCCASVEQACGSACCATSEVCLFEQCIVPGKSCQTANDCATGEYCETALGTAPADGGVADSGASDAASVCTQPVPANGKCVKLPPICEGDAGAPDGGTCVEKCEYHPPAGTLSAVKKWQWGTDQAPTQFPAFADVWSTPTVARVVDANCDGKVDETDPPNVIFVSGDAQKTCCSCGSATPSTCLTGKLRVLDGRNGQEIWSLAKGKAGALGFAGLSVALGDVDGDQKLDIVAMTGDGYIAVIDNQGKVLGVSDKPVDSAGAGAFGWGGGIAIGDMDGDGAPEIAYGRNLFSTKGGVITRLWVGTGGSGGAAARELSFFVDLNNDGKLELLAGNTAYKLDGTALWTTASVGNGFNAVADFDGDGKPEVVVVQAGKLWVLEGATGVIELGPLTLPSTGEGGPPTVADFDGDGKREIGVAQQAKYAMVKPDYVGKKLDVVWTAPNHDLSSSVTGSSVFDFEGDGRAEVVYNDECFLWVYDGQTGKVLYAALTTSFTATEASVVADVDGDGHSEILMVSNGADPSSAGWKCDMAPWNQPDAANNRPAWVPPAGKPAYRGITALGDKANSWVGTRTVWNQHAYSVSNVCDSRDSACDPPNIYGSIPKAQKPNWTQPWLNNFRQNVQDKGIFDAPDVTVKVDVACTNPIVVHVSVRNIGLAGLPAGVTVGVYVDAGGTQTQLGTVITTKPLLPGQTEVIDFSVPAGAAKSSDGFFAKVLIDPTNKTFNECRDDNNQSAIVKAKCGPA, from the coding sequence ATGTCGAAGTGGCGCTTTGCGTTCGGTCTGATTGGCGTGGGCGCCGTGAGCGCCAACGCGTGCGGTGGCGACGACGGGGGCACCGCGGGACCCAGCCTGGGGGGTAAAAACGGGGACGCTTCGCTCGACGGCAGCGCGGCCACGGGCGGCGGCGGAACCGGCGGCGGGGTCAACATCGATACCGGGACCGGCGACGAGTGCAGCGATCAGAAACCCTGTGACGCCGGGGTGTGCGTCAGCGGGAAATGCTGCGCCTCGGTCGAGCAAGCTTGTGGCAGCGCCTGCTGCGCAACCAGCGAGGTCTGCCTGTTCGAGCAGTGCATCGTTCCGGGCAAGTCGTGCCAGACCGCGAACGACTGCGCGACGGGTGAATACTGCGAGACGGCACTCGGGACCGCGCCGGCGGACGGCGGCGTCGCTGACAGCGGAGCGAGCGACGCGGCTTCGGTCTGCACCCAGCCGGTGCCGGCCAACGGCAAATGCGTGAAGCTGCCGCCCATCTGCGAGGGCGACGCCGGTGCACCCGACGGCGGTACCTGCGTGGAGAAGTGTGAATACCACCCACCAGCGGGCACCCTCTCGGCGGTCAAGAAGTGGCAGTGGGGCACGGATCAGGCGCCCACGCAGTTCCCAGCGTTCGCCGACGTCTGGTCGACGCCCACCGTCGCTCGCGTCGTCGACGCAAACTGCGACGGCAAGGTCGACGAGACGGATCCGCCGAACGTGATCTTCGTGTCGGGCGACGCGCAGAAGACCTGCTGTTCCTGCGGTAGCGCCACGCCAAGCACCTGCTTGACCGGAAAACTTCGCGTTCTCGACGGGCGCAACGGTCAGGAGATCTGGAGCCTCGCCAAAGGCAAGGCCGGGGCGCTCGGTTTTGCGGGCCTGTCGGTGGCCCTTGGCGACGTGGACGGGGATCAGAAGCTCGACATCGTCGCCATGACCGGCGACGGCTACATCGCCGTCATCGACAACCAGGGCAAGGTCCTCGGAGTGAGCGACAAACCCGTGGACAGCGCGGGTGCCGGCGCCTTCGGTTGGGGCGGAGGCATTGCCATCGGCGACATGGACGGAGATGGCGCCCCGGAGATCGCCTACGGCCGAAACCTGTTCTCGACCAAGGGCGGAGTCATCACTCGGCTGTGGGTCGGCACGGGTGGAAGCGGCGGGGCCGCCGCACGGGAGCTCTCGTTCTTCGTCGACCTGAACAACGACGGCAAGCTCGAGCTCTTGGCCGGCAACACGGCGTACAAGCTGGACGGCACGGCGCTCTGGACCACCGCCAGCGTCGGCAACGGCTTCAACGCCGTGGCGGACTTCGACGGGGACGGCAAACCCGAGGTCGTCGTGGTTCAGGCCGGCAAACTCTGGGTGCTCGAGGGAGCCACCGGGGTGATCGAGCTCGGTCCCCTCACCCTCCCGAGCACGGGCGAGGGCGGACCGCCCACGGTCGCTGACTTCGATGGCGACGGCAAGCGCGAGATCGGCGTCGCGCAGCAGGCGAAATACGCGATGGTCAAACCGGACTACGTCGGCAAGAAGCTGGACGTGGTCTGGACCGCACCCAATCACGATCTGTCCTCGAGTGTCACCGGCTCGAGTGTGTTCGACTTCGAAGGCGATGGCCGAGCCGAGGTCGTGTACAACGACGAGTGCTTCCTCTGGGTGTACGACGGGCAGACCGGCAAGGTGCTGTACGCCGCGCTCACGACGTCGTTCACCGCCACCGAGGCGTCGGTGGTGGCGGACGTCGACGGCGACGGACACTCGGAGATCCTGATGGTCTCCAACGGCGCCGATCCCAGCAGTGCCGGCTGGAAGTGCGACATGGCCCCGTGGAATCAGCCCGACGCCGCCAACAACCGCCCCGCATGGGTTCCTCCGGCGGGCAAACCCGCCTACCGCGGCATCACCGCCCTGGGCGACAAGGCCAACAGCTGGGTCGGGACCCGCACGGTCTGGAATCAGCACGCCTATTCAGTCTCGAACGTGTGTGACTCGCGCGACAGCGCCTGTGACCCACCGAACATCTACGGCTCGATCCCCAAGGCGCAGAAACCCAACTGGACCCAGCCCTGGCTGAACAACTTCCGACAGAACGTGCAAGACAAGGGGATCTTCGACGCGCCGGACGTGACCGTGAAGGTCGACGTTGCCTGCACGAACCCGATCGTCGTGCACGTGTCGGTGCGTAACATCGGACTCGCCGGGCTCCCTGCTGGTGTCACCGTCGGGGTGTATGTGGATGCCGGCGGCACCCAGACTCAGCTCGGAACGGTGATCACCACCAAGCCACTCTTGCCAGGTCAGACCGAGGTCATCGACTTCAGCGTGCCCGCGGGCGCGGCGAAGTCGAGCGACGGGTTCTTCGCCAAGGTGCTCATCGATCCGACCAACAAGACCTTCAACGAGTGCCGGGACGACAACAACCAGAGCGCCATCGTCAAAGCGAAATGTGGCCCGGCGTGA
- a CDS encoding Mov34/MPN/PAD-1 family protein: MVDPVWIHGGVVVPRRVLEVVAQAGKLAYARDEEACGYLEGPLSEPLAVDRAVELENLANKYHAVDPDGHPRTGREYFKINALKFERAITAAEQTGRAVKVFFHSHLDCGAYFSAEDAASMTMGGDGAPSHALAYLVTAVDQGEVSAHKLFVWDDPTRKFVEAPFSVVED; encoded by the coding sequence GTGGTAGACCCAGTTTGGATACACGGGGGCGTCGTAGTCCCGAGACGAGTGCTCGAGGTCGTCGCGCAGGCGGGGAAGCTCGCGTACGCCCGGGACGAGGAGGCCTGTGGTTACCTGGAGGGCCCGCTCAGCGAGCCGCTGGCCGTCGACCGGGCGGTCGAGCTCGAGAACCTGGCCAACAAATACCACGCGGTCGATCCTGACGGCCACCCGCGGACCGGGCGCGAGTACTTCAAGATCAACGCCCTCAAGTTCGAGAGGGCCATCACGGCCGCAGAGCAGACCGGACGCGCGGTGAAGGTCTTCTTCCACTCACACCTCGACTGCGGCGCCTATTTCAGCGCCGAAGACGCGGCGAGCATGACGATGGGAGGCGACGGGGCTCCTAGTCACGCGCTCGCGTATCTCGTGACCGCCGTCGACCAGGGTGAGGTCAGCGCGCACAAGCTGTTCGTGTGGGACGACCCGACTCGCAAGTTCGTCGAGGCCCCGTTCAGCGTCGTCGAGGATTGA
- a CDS encoding MoaD/ThiS family protein, producing the protein MEVTVRIPTPLRSLTGGEEAVKISGATVRDVIEALEKSHPGMRERLLDDKGVRRFVNIYVGEEDIRFLDGLDTALTAGQEISIVPAIAGG; encoded by the coding sequence ATGGAAGTCACGGTTCGTATCCCCACCCCACTTCGTTCCCTGACCGGAGGCGAAGAAGCGGTAAAGATCAGCGGCGCCACGGTGCGCGACGTCATCGAGGCGCTGGAGAAATCCCATCCCGGAATGCGCGAGCGCTTGCTGGACGACAAAGGCGTCCGGCGCTTCGTGAACATCTATGTCGGCGAAGAGGATATCCGCTTCTTGGATGGCCTCGATACCGCCCTGACGGCTGGCCAGGAGATCAGCATCGTCCCCGCCATCGCAGGTGGATGA
- a CDS encoding cysteine synthase family protein, which translates to MTTRLVRSRLLAGVADAVGQTPLMRLNQVARSAPSVEVYVKLEYLNPGGSVKDRPALRIVKDAIADGRLTPDKILIDATSGNTGVAYSMVGAALGFRVALVMPSNVSRARKDITQAYGAELIYSSPMEGSDGAIRKVRELVTEQPERYFYADQYGNPSNPLAHYHGTAAEILDALGDRITSFVTGLGTSGTMMGTTRRLHEHPRKIHCVAVEPAEALHGLEGMKHMGSSLVPEIYDRELPDEIMPVTTDDGWDMADRVAEQEGLFVGHSSGANIFGAVKLAERMHAEGRGGCVVTIACDRGDRYFAPLKWERKYRW; encoded by the coding sequence ATGACGACCCGCCTGGTTCGCTCCCGGTTGCTCGCGGGTGTGGCCGACGCCGTCGGGCAAACTCCGCTGATGCGCCTCAACCAGGTCGCCCGGTCTGCACCTAGCGTCGAGGTCTACGTCAAGCTCGAGTACCTGAATCCGGGCGGCTCCGTGAAGGATCGCCCGGCGCTCCGCATCGTGAAGGATGCGATCGCCGACGGGCGCCTGACCCCGGACAAGATCCTGATCGACGCGACCAGCGGCAACACCGGGGTGGCGTACAGCATGGTCGGCGCGGCGCTCGGATTTCGCGTGGCGCTCGTGATGCCCAGCAACGTCAGCCGAGCCCGCAAGGACATCACGCAGGCCTACGGTGCCGAGCTCATCTACTCCAGCCCGATGGAAGGATCCGACGGCGCAATCCGCAAGGTGCGCGAGCTCGTGACCGAGCAGCCCGAACGATACTTCTACGCCGATCAGTACGGAAATCCGTCGAATCCCCTCGCGCACTATCACGGCACGGCGGCCGAGATCCTCGACGCGCTCGGCGATCGCATCACCAGCTTCGTGACCGGCCTCGGTACCAGCGGCACGATGATGGGGACCACCCGGCGCCTGCACGAACACCCAAGAAAGATCCACTGCGTCGCGGTGGAGCCAGCGGAGGCGCTGCACGGTCTCGAGGGCATGAAACACATGGGCTCGAGCCTGGTTCCGGAGATCTACGACCGCGAGCTGCCAGACGAGATCATGCCGGTGACCACCGACGACGGCTGGGACATGGCGGATCGAGTCGCCGAGCAGGAGGGGCTGTTCGTCGGGCACTCTTCCGGCGCGAACATCTTCGGTGCGGTGAAGCTGGCCGAACGCATGCACGCAGAGGGGCGCGGCGGTTGTGTCGTCACCATCGCGTGCGACCGCGGGGATCGCTACTTCGCGCCGCTGAAATGGGAGAGGAAATACCGGTGGTAG